A region from the Lolium perenne isolate Kyuss_39 chromosome 4, Kyuss_2.0, whole genome shotgun sequence genome encodes:
- the LOC127297026 gene encoding bet1-like protein At1g29060, giving the protein MASSSYGSREGLTSRPAASSSSREISLQIDPENADLDDHILGLRGKLSKLKGVAKEINSEAKSQNDFISQLQMTLTEAQAGVKNNMRRINKKIIQNGSSHLVLVVLFALGCFFLVYLVSKFSRR; this is encoded by the exons ATGGCGAGCAGCTCCTACGGCTCAAG GGAAGGGCTGACGTCCAGGCCAGCTGCATCATCGAGTTCCCGAGAGATATCGCTCCAGATCGACCCAGAAAATGCTGATTTGGATGATCATATTCTTGGACTTCGTGGGAAACTCAGCAAGCTAAAAGGA GTTGCTAAAGAGATCAATTCAGAGGCGAAGTCCCAAAATGATTTCATATCTCAGCTG CAAATGACTCTGACAGAGGCTCAGGCAGGGGTCAAGAACAACATGAGGAGAATAAACAAGAAAATCATACAGAATGGTTCGAGCCATCTTGTTCTTGTCGTTCTCTTTGCTCTTGGCTGCTTCTTTCTAGTGTATCTCGTCTCCAAATTCTCCAGGAGATGA
- the LOC127297025 gene encoding purine permease 3-like, with product MATISASASPAMQEAAKTPSASPLRATVATAASPARYRPSPLVIFSACLVLLGAGGPLLLRVYFVHGGQRLWLSALLQISGWPLLLPPLCVSLFRGRRHGIANLLLPLRLVGAAAVLGAFYAISCYVYAMGSQALPLSTSSLLLATQLAFTAIFAFLFVGLRFTPFSANAVLLLTIGPAVLGVGPGSGKPAGEPSKTYWVGFCEAIAAAALAGLVLPLVEVSMERYGRRSGPAARVPPPYSTVMQMQAVMGAAGTMVCLLGMAIKSDFSALRGEAAAFGLGETNYYLVLVRDAVSWQLLNLGIMGLITCASSLLAGIMIAVLLPLSEILAVMFLHEKFDGPKGIALVLSLWGFASYLYGEKAQKKLEAQKSEQQVARKTGDLELAAP from the coding sequence ATGGCAACCATATCGGCTAGTGCCAGTCCAGCCATGCAAGAAGCGGCAAAGACGCCAAGCGCCTCGCCGCTCCGCGCCACCGTCGCCACGGCCGCATCGCCGGCTCGTTACAGACCATCGCCGCTGGTCATATTCAGCGCCTGCCTCGTCCTGCTCGGCGCCGGCGGGCCGCTCCTGCTGCGCGTCTACTTCGTCCACGGTGGGCAGCGCCTGTGGCTGTCCGCGCTGCTGCAGATTTCCGGCTGGCCGCTGCTCCTCCCGCCCTTGTGCGTCTCCCTCTTCCGCGGCCGCCGCCACGGCATCGCCAACCTGCTCCTCCCGCTCCGCCTCGTCGGCGCCGCCGCCGTGCTCGGCGCGTTCTACGCCATCTCCTGCTACGTGTACGCGATGGGTTCCCAGGCGCTGCCGCTCTCAACGTCGTCTCTGCTCCTCGCGACGCAGCTAGCGTTCACCGCCATTTTCGCTTTCCTCTTCGTGGGCCTCCGCTTCACGCCATTCTCCGCCAACGCCGTCCTCCTCCTCACCATCGGCCCGGCGGTGCTCGGCGTCGGGCCGGGCTCAGGCAAGCCGGCGGGCGAGCCCTCCAAGACTTACTGGGTTGGGTTCTGCGAGGCCATCGCGGCggccgcgctcgccgggctcgtgCTGCCCCTCGTCGAGGTCTCCATGGAGCGGTACGGCCGCCGGTCGGGACCCGCCGCGAGGGTGCCGCCTCCCTACTCCACGGTGATGCAGATGCAGGCCGTGATGGGCGCCGCCGGCACGATGGTGTGCCTGCTCGGCATGGCCATCAAGAGCGATTTCAGCGCGCTGCGGGGCGAGGCGGCGGCGTTCGGGCTCGGCGAGACCAACTACTACCTGGTGCTGGTGCGGGACGCCGTGTCGTGGCAGCTGCTGAACCTGGGCATCATGGGGCTCATAACCTGCGCCTCCTCGCTCCTCGCCGGCATCATGATCGCCGTGCTCCTGCCGCTCTCGGAGATCCTCGCCGTCATGTTCCTCCACGAGAAGTTCGACGGGCCAAAGGGCATTGCGCTCGTGCTCTCCCTCTGGGGTTTCGCATCCTACCTCTACGGCGAGAAGGCCCAGAAGAAGCTGGAGGCGCAGAAGAGCGAGCAGCAGGTAGCAAGGAAAACCGGAGACCTGGAGCTGGCTGCCCCTTGA